A genomic stretch from Paraburkholderia dioscoreae includes:
- a CDS encoding amylo-alpha-1,6-glucosidase has protein sequence MQQPEALGGLSGGIDHREPEPDGVFIPTENLNVASATQHVLKSGDTFIVNDPLGDITGHDDGLFVNDTRVLSQLRLTFGGRAPSLLSGSVSSDNTSFTAHLTNRPLPPLGGDSTPEGVIHVERVRVLSGTVLNEAIELTNYGTSDAVVPLSISFASDFRDMFEVRGLKRDKQGRVQPARVENREVLLGYVGLDDVSRNVQIAFSPEPDKLFADRADYTVKLPAQACVSIYLSVSVQVVARADNPGAGVSQPTHPLSEAHLSQIDAERPRVGRAAVRAALVDAHLVMRERRRATARVRSSNPLFNAWIDRSLADLGLLTTDLVTGPYPYAGIPWFSTPFGRDAVITSLQTLWLQPQLAAGVLRFLAEHQARENSPFRDAAPGKIMHEMRKGEMAATGEVPFALYYGGVDTTPLFIVLAGAYAARTGDSALIDELWPALERAAQWVAGVCDKNRYGLLDYQRESDGGLANQGWKDSHDSVFHADGRFPDGPIALVEVQAYASAAFDTMAHFAKVRGLHDSAAKYSERAKKIRQCVEEKYWMPESGFYGIALDGHGELCRVMASNAGHLLAFGLPSRERGESVVRALDSTLFHTGWGVRTLAASQARFNPMAYHNGSVWPHDNALCARGLSRYGGKAAAVRLLQALFQAAVNFDMRLPELFCGFPRRRGEPPTAYPVACLPQAWAAGSPFMMLEACLGITIDAERREVLIEQPMLPEGIDWLEVGDIRVGDASVSITFRRIGEKVVASAEQGDVRVVALL, from the coding sequence ATGCAGCAGCCAGAAGCCCTCGGCGGCCTTTCGGGCGGAATCGACCACCGCGAACCCGAGCCGGACGGCGTATTCATCCCCACGGAAAACCTCAACGTCGCGAGCGCTACCCAGCACGTGCTGAAGTCGGGCGATACCTTCATCGTCAACGATCCGCTCGGCGATATCACCGGCCACGACGACGGCCTGTTCGTCAACGACACCCGTGTTCTCTCGCAACTGCGCCTCACCTTCGGCGGACGCGCGCCGTCGCTCCTGTCGGGCAGCGTCAGCAGCGACAACACCTCGTTCACCGCGCATCTGACCAATCGCCCGTTGCCGCCGCTCGGCGGCGACAGCACGCCCGAAGGCGTGATCCACGTCGAGCGTGTGCGGGTGCTGTCGGGCACCGTGCTCAACGAAGCCATCGAACTGACCAACTACGGCACGAGCGACGCGGTGGTGCCGCTCTCCATTTCGTTTGCCAGCGACTTTCGCGACATGTTCGAAGTGCGCGGCCTGAAGCGCGACAAGCAGGGCCGTGTCCAACCGGCGCGCGTCGAAAATCGGGAAGTACTGCTTGGCTATGTGGGCCTCGACGACGTGTCGCGCAATGTGCAGATCGCCTTCTCGCCGGAACCGGACAAACTCTTCGCCGACCGCGCCGACTACACCGTCAAGCTGCCGGCGCAGGCGTGCGTGTCGATTTATCTGTCGGTGTCCGTACAAGTGGTCGCGCGCGCGGACAACCCTGGCGCCGGTGTCTCGCAGCCCACGCATCCGTTGAGCGAAGCCCACCTGTCGCAGATCGACGCGGAGCGCCCGCGCGTCGGCCGCGCTGCCGTGCGCGCCGCGCTCGTCGACGCTCACCTGGTCATGCGCGAGCGCCGCCGCGCCACCGCGCGCGTGCGTTCGAGCAATCCGCTTTTCAATGCATGGATCGACCGCTCGCTCGCGGATCTGGGCCTGCTGACCACGGACCTCGTGACCGGCCCGTATCCCTACGCCGGCATTCCGTGGTTCTCGACGCCATTCGGCCGCGACGCGGTCATCACATCGCTGCAAACGCTGTGGTTGCAGCCGCAACTGGCGGCGGGCGTGTTGCGTTTTCTCGCGGAACATCAGGCGCGCGAGAACTCGCCGTTTCGCGACGCCGCGCCCGGCAAGATCATGCATGAGATGCGCAAGGGCGAAATGGCCGCCACCGGCGAGGTGCCGTTCGCGCTGTACTACGGCGGCGTCGACACCACGCCGCTGTTTATCGTGCTGGCCGGCGCGTATGCGGCACGTACGGGCGACAGCGCGTTGATCGACGAATTGTGGCCGGCGCTCGAGCGCGCGGCGCAGTGGGTTGCGGGCGTGTGCGACAAGAACCGCTACGGCCTGCTGGACTATCAGCGCGAGTCGGACGGCGGCCTGGCGAATCAAGGCTGGAAGGACAGCCACGATTCCGTATTCCACGCCGACGGCCGTTTCCCCGACGGCCCGATTGCGCTCGTCGAAGTGCAGGCCTATGCGAGCGCCGCTTTCGACACGATGGCTCACTTCGCGAAGGTGCGCGGCCTGCACGATTCGGCCGCGAAATACAGCGAGCGTGCGAAGAAGATCCGTCAGTGCGTCGAAGAAAAATACTGGATGCCTGAGTCCGGCTTCTACGGCATTGCGCTCGATGGCCACGGCGAACTGTGCCGCGTGATGGCTTCGAATGCCGGCCATCTGCTGGCGTTCGGGTTGCCCTCGCGCGAGCGCGGCGAATCGGTGGTGCGCGCGCTCGACTCCACGCTGTTCCACACCGGCTGGGGCGTGCGCACGCTGGCCGCGAGCCAGGCGCGCTTCAATCCGATGGCATATCACAACGGCTCGGTCTGGCCGCACGACAACGCGCTGTGCGCGCGCGGCCTGTCGCGTTACGGCGGCAAGGCCGCGGCGGTGCGGCTGCTGCAGGCGCTGTTCCAGGCGGCGGTCAACTTCGACATGCGTTTGCCTGAACTCTTCTGCGGGTTCCCGCGGCGGCGCGGCGAGCCGCCTACCGCCTATCCGGTCGCGTGTCTGCCGCAGGCGTGGGCCGCAGGTTCGCCGTTCATGATGCTCGAAGCGTGTCTCGGCATCACGATCGACGCCGAGCGGCGCGAAGTGCTGATCGAACAGCCGATGCTGCCCGAAGGCATCGACTGGCTCGAAGTGGGCGATATCCGGGTGGGAGACGCTTCGGTATCGATCACGTTCCGCCGGATCGGCGAGAAGGTTGTCGCCTCGGCGGAGCAGGGCGACGTGCGGGTGGTCGCGCTGCTTTGA
- the gltA gene encoding citrate synthase, with translation MNSKTHATLSFSDSDQTIDLPIYQGTLGPDVIDIRKLYGQTGKFTYDPGFMSTAACNSAITYIDGDKGELLYRGYPIDNLAQNADFLETCYLLLKGELPNAQQKEEFVKTVTQHTMVHDQMHFFFRGFRRDAHPMAILVAAVGALSAFYHDSLDISNPEHREISAIRMIAKLPTLVAMAYKYTVGQPFVYPKNDLSYSANFMRMMFANPTEEYKVNDVLVRALDRILILHADHEQNASTSTVRLAGSSGANPFACIAAGIACLWGPAHGGANEAALNMLEEIGSVDNIPEFIAQVKDKNSGVKLMGFGHRVYKNYDPRAKLMRETCHEVLEELGLHDDPLFKLAMALEKIALEDEYFVSRKLYPNVDFYSGIVQRALGIPTAMFTCIFAMARTVGWIAQWNEMIADPEQKIGRPRQLFVGETQREAKPLAKR, from the coding sequence ATGAACTCGAAGACACACGCAACGCTGAGCTTTTCCGACAGCGACCAGACTATTGATCTGCCGATTTATCAGGGCACGCTCGGACCGGATGTGATCGACATCCGCAAGCTGTACGGCCAGACCGGCAAGTTCACGTACGACCCGGGTTTCATGTCCACGGCGGCATGCAATTCGGCGATCACCTATATCGACGGCGATAAGGGCGAACTGCTGTATCGCGGTTATCCGATCGACAACCTGGCACAGAACGCCGACTTTCTCGAAACCTGCTATCTGCTGCTCAAGGGCGAACTGCCGAACGCGCAGCAGAAGGAAGAGTTCGTCAAAACGGTCACGCAGCACACGATGGTGCACGACCAGATGCACTTCTTCTTCCGCGGTTTCCGTCGCGACGCGCACCCGATGGCGATTCTGGTTGCCGCAGTCGGCGCGTTGTCGGCGTTCTATCACGACTCGCTCGACATCAGCAATCCGGAGCACCGCGAAATTTCCGCGATCCGCATGATCGCGAAGCTGCCGACGCTGGTGGCGATGGCGTACAAGTACACCGTGGGTCAGCCGTTCGTTTATCCGAAGAACGACCTGTCGTACAGCGCGAATTTCATGCGCATGATGTTCGCCAATCCGACGGAAGAGTACAAGGTCAACGACGTGCTGGTGCGCGCGCTCGACCGCATCCTGATCCTGCACGCCGACCATGAACAGAATGCCTCGACCTCGACCGTGCGTCTCGCCGGTTCGTCGGGTGCCAATCCGTTCGCGTGTATCGCGGCCGGTATCGCGTGTCTGTGGGGTCCGGCGCACGGTGGCGCGAACGAAGCCGCACTGAACATGCTGGAAGAAATCGGCTCGGTCGACAACATTCCTGAGTTCATCGCGCAGGTGAAGGACAAGAATTCGGGCGTGAAGCTGATGGGCTTCGGTCACCGCGTCTACAAGAACTACGATCCGCGTGCGAAGCTGATGCGCGAAACCTGCCACGAAGTGCTGGAAGAACTGGGCCTGCACGACGACCCGCTGTTCAAGCTGGCAATGGCGCTGGAAAAGATCGCACTGGAAGACGAATACTTCGTGTCGCGCAAACTGTACCCGAACGTCGACTTCTACTCGGGCATCGTGCAGCGCGCACTGGGCATTCCGACCGCCATGTTCACGTGTATCTTCGCGATGGCACGTACGGTCGGCTGGATTGCACAGTGGAACGAAATGATCGCCGATCCGGAACAGAAGATCGGCCGTCCGCGTCAGCTCTTCGTGGGCGAGACGCAACGCGAAGCGAAGCCGCTCGCGAAGCGGTAA